A single genomic interval of Coccidioides posadasii str. Silveira chromosome 1, complete sequence harbors:
- a CDS encoding uncharacterized protein (EggNog:ENOG410PGYY~COG:C~BUSCO:4831at33183): protein MQLRKSITCLRLARQFSANPTRHQKFLIRAFSSTFARNEINKVVSSAEEAIKDMKSNSTLLAGGFGLCGVPDSLINAVHKNPEITGLTAVSNNAGVDGAGLGLLLASGQIKKMIASYVGENKTFERMYLSGQIDLELTPQGTLAERCRAGGAGIPAFYTPAAFGTVVQTGELPLRNNPDGTVALYGQPRDVKVFDGKSYVMEESIKGDYAFVKAWKADKLGNCQFRYAAQNFNGAMGRNAKMTIVEAENIVEVGEIEPASVHLPGIYVKRVVQSTTEKKIEKYTFAKEGNEADMSALGKGDTASKRERIVRRAAKEFKNGMYANLGIGMPMLAPNFVDPSVEVQLQSENGILGLGPYPKKGQEDADLINAGKETVTLLPGASCFGSDESFGMIRSGRIELTMLGAMQVSAKGDLANWMLPGKIKGFGGAMDLVSNPSKTRVVVTMEHTDKKGNPKILKQCEFPLTGRACVSRIITDLCVFDVDFTNGLTLIELADGVTVDEVRAKTEAPFKVADDVKPML, encoded by the exons ATGCAGTTACGGAAGTCCATCACCTGCTTGCGCCTTGCAAGGCAGTTCTCTGCAAACCCCACTAGA CATCAAAAATTCCTTATCCGCGCATTCTCCAGCACCTTTGCCCGAAATGAGATCAACAAGGTTGTGTCGTCGGCCGAGGAGGCCATCAAGGATATGAAATCCAACTCCACACTCTTGGCTGGTGGTTTCGGTCTTTGTGGCGTGCCAGACAGCTTGATCAATGCCGTTCACAAGAATCCCGAGATCACAGGCCTCACGGCTGTCAGTAACAATGCTGGTGTCGACGGTGCCGGTCTTGGTCTTCTCTTGGCCAGCGGACAGATCAAGAAGATGATTGCTAGTTATGTTGGCGAGAACAAGACCTTTGAACGCATGTATCTCTCTGGACAGATCGATCTGGAATTGACTCCCCAGGGTACCTTGGCCGAACGATGCCGTGCAGGTGGTGCTGGTATCCCAGCCTTCTACACCCCAGCTGCCTTTGGAACTGTTGTCCAGACCGGTGAGCTTCCTCTCAGAAACAACCCTGACGGCACAGTTGCTCTGTACGGCCAACCCAGAGACGTCAAGGTATTTGACGGCAAGAGCTACGTCATGGAGGAGTCGATCAAGGGTGACTATGCCTTTGTTAAGGCCTGGAAGGCCGACAAGCTCGGTAACTGTCAGTTCCGCTATGCTGCCCAGAACTTCAACGGCGCGATGGGTCGTAATGCCAAGATGACCATTGTCGAGGCCGAAAACATCGTTGAGGTCGGCGAGATCGAGCCCGCTTCGGTTCACCTGCCCGGAATCTACGTCAAGCGTGTCGTCCAGAGCACCACCGAGAAGAAGATCGAGAAATACACATTCGCTAAGGAGGGTAACGAGGCTGATATGTCTGCTCTCGGCAAGGGCGATACCGCCAGCAAGAGAGAACGCATCGTCCGCCGTGCCGCCAAGGAGTTCAAGAACGGAATGTATGCCAACTTGGGTATTGGCATGCCGATGTTGGCTCCCAACTTCGTTGACCCATCCGTCGAGGTTCAGCTGCAGTCGGAGAACGGGATCCTCGGTCTTGGACCCTACCCTAAGAAGGGCCAGGAGGACGCCGATTTGATCAATGCCGGCAAGGAAACCGTCACATTGCTCCCCGGTGCATCCTGCTTCGGCAGTGATGAGTCCTTTGGCATGATCCGATCTGGACGCATTGAGTTGACTATGTTGGGTGCTATGCAAGTTAGCGCAAAGGGTGACCTCGCCAACT GGATGTTGCCCGGCAAGATCAAGGGCTTCGGCGGCGCCATGGATCTCGTCTCTAACCCCTCCAAGACCAGGGTCGTGGTCACCATGGAGCACACCGATAAGAAGGGAAACCCCAAGATTCTCAAGCAGTGCGAGTTCCCTCTTACTGGTCGTGCTTGTGTTAGCAGAATCATCACCGACCTTTGCGTCTTCGATGTCGATTTCACCAATGGCTTGACTTTGATCGAGCTTGCCGACGGTGTCACTGTCGATGAAGTCCGCGCCAAGACGGAGGCACCGTTCAAGGTTGCGGATGATGTGAAGCCGATGCTCTGA